In Arthrobacter sp. SLBN-112, a genomic segment contains:
- a CDS encoding response regulator transcription factor — MISILLADDQNLIRAGFRALLDAEADMKVVAECGTGREAVRLARQYHPDVVLMDIRMPDGDGLEATRQILTDSALPGTRVVMLTTFELDEYIAEAVRAGAAGFLVKDTEPAELLRAVRIVHDGDALLSPSVTRRIMAQLARHSRAAERPVALDRITDREREVLQLVGEGLNNAEIAERLFITPLTAKTHVSRIMAKLMVRDRAQLVVLAYESGLVRPGWTG, encoded by the coding sequence ATGATCAGCATCCTGCTGGCTGATGACCAGAACCTGATCCGTGCGGGCTTCCGGGCGCTGCTGGACGCCGAGGCAGACATGAAGGTCGTGGCCGAATGCGGTACGGGGCGCGAAGCGGTGCGGCTTGCCCGCCAGTATCATCCGGACGTCGTCCTGATGGATATCCGAATGCCGGACGGCGATGGCCTGGAGGCAACGCGGCAGATCCTCACCGATTCTGCGCTGCCAGGTACCCGGGTGGTCATGCTCACCACCTTCGAGCTGGACGAATACATCGCCGAGGCCGTCCGGGCCGGTGCCGCCGGTTTTCTGGTCAAGGACACTGAACCGGCCGAGCTCCTGCGCGCAGTCCGCATCGTGCACGACGGGGACGCGCTGCTTTCGCCCTCGGTGACCCGGCGCATCATGGCCCAGTTGGCACGGCACTCCCGGGCCGCCGAACGGCCGGTGGCACTGGACCGCATCACCGACCGGGAGCGGGAGGTTCTCCAGCTTGTGGGGGAAGGGTTGAACAACGCGGAAATTGCCGAGCGGCTGTTCATCACTCCACTCACGGCAAAGACGCACGTTTCGCGGATCATGGCGAAGCTCATGGTCAGGGACAGGGCGCAGTTGGTGGTGTTGGCCTACGAATCCGGCCTCGTCCGGCCGGGCTGGACGGGCTGA
- a CDS encoding histidine kinase — MQRRFRGPPTAVIVVVVAVIQVAGSAFASLRQPGHAPLDPLALALLLLGPAALAFRRRAPLVMLPVAAGATAAYLALGYAWGPVVLSFGLALVLTAAAGKRMMAWSGAAAGILVLFLAAARSGDEAAFVRALAGSSWLAILVLIGEGVRFRGERVAERHRQQAAAEQAARDEYRLALARDIHDVVAHSLSLINVRASVALHLGEKDPAQFRPALETIKAASKESLAEVRQLLGVLRDDVPLSPTTRPSLGRIAEVVDNARRAGLDVSLQADPGMENVPATVQEAAYRIVQEALTNIVRHSGAGTAQVSIHASGGELLVSIDDDGAGAGAAPEGNGITGMRERVAALGGGLELGPAPSGTGWRVRAVLPLVASAGPTPR, encoded by the coding sequence ATGCAGCGCCGTTTCCGGGGACCGCCCACCGCCGTCATCGTGGTGGTGGTCGCCGTGATCCAGGTGGCCGGGTCGGCATTCGCTTCCTTGCGGCAACCCGGCCACGCGCCACTGGATCCCCTGGCGCTGGCGTTGCTGCTGCTTGGCCCCGCCGCCCTCGCTTTTCGCCGGCGCGCGCCGCTGGTGATGCTGCCCGTTGCCGCCGGGGCCACCGCAGCCTACCTTGCCCTGGGGTACGCGTGGGGTCCGGTGGTCCTGTCTTTCGGCCTGGCGCTGGTCCTGACGGCGGCGGCCGGAAAGCGCATGATGGCCTGGTCGGGGGCGGCGGCCGGAATCCTGGTGTTGTTTCTTGCCGCCGCGCGCAGCGGCGATGAGGCGGCGTTCGTCCGGGCACTTGCCGGGTCCTCATGGCTGGCCATCCTGGTCCTGATCGGAGAAGGGGTGCGGTTCCGCGGCGAACGCGTGGCCGAACGGCACCGCCAGCAGGCCGCCGCCGAGCAGGCTGCCCGCGACGAATACAGGCTTGCCTTGGCGAGGGACATCCATGACGTGGTGGCCCACTCGCTGTCCCTGATCAACGTGCGGGCCTCGGTGGCGTTGCACTTGGGCGAGAAGGACCCGGCGCAGTTCCGCCCTGCCTTGGAGACCATCAAAGCAGCGAGTAAGGAATCACTGGCTGAAGTGCGCCAGCTGCTGGGCGTGCTCCGGGACGATGTTCCGCTGAGCCCCACCACCCGGCCCAGCCTCGGCCGGATTGCGGAAGTCGTGGACAATGCGCGGCGGGCGGGGCTGGACGTCAGCCTGCAGGCCGACCCCGGTATGGAAAACGTCCCGGCAACCGTGCAGGAAGCGGCGTACCGGATTGTGCAGGAAGCACTGACCAATATAGTCAGGCATTCCGGCGCCGGGACGGCCCAGGTCTCAATCCACGCGTCAGGAGGGGAATTGCTGGTGAGTATTGACGACGACGGCGCCGGTGCCGGCGCAGCGCCGGAAGGTAACGGCATCACCGGCATGCGGGAGCGGGTGGCGGCTTTGGGCGGCGGGCTTGAGCTGGGGCCGGCGCCGTCCGGTACAGGGTGGCGGGTCCGCGCGGTCCTCCCGCTGGTCGCCAGTGCAGGGCCGACTCCAAGATGA
- a CDS encoding bifunctional methylenetetrahydrofolate dehydrogenase/methenyltetrahydrofolate cyclohydrolase — protein MTETTTAQILDGKATAAAIKAELTERVAALKAKGVTPGIATVLVGADPASQLYVSMKHKQSVQIGMNSIQRELPADATQEQVEALIDELNADPACHGYIVQLPLPKHLDTDAILERIDPAKDADGLHPTNLGRLVLNVNHKITTPLPCTPRGVIELLERNGYSLAGKHVVVVGRGVTIGRSIGLLLTRRDVNATVTLTHTGTTNLSELLRQADVIVGAAGVKHIVKAADVKPGAALLDVGVTRETDPETGKSRVYGDIDPAAAEVAGWISPNPGGVGPMTVALLMTNVVEAAERAAGIPQ, from the coding sequence ATGACTGAAACCACCACCGCGCAGATCCTTGACGGCAAGGCTACCGCCGCTGCCATCAAGGCCGAGCTGACCGAACGCGTGGCCGCACTCAAGGCCAAGGGCGTCACTCCCGGCATCGCCACTGTGCTGGTGGGCGCCGACCCCGCCTCGCAGCTGTACGTCTCCATGAAGCACAAGCAGTCAGTGCAGATCGGTATGAACTCCATCCAGCGCGAGCTTCCAGCGGACGCCACCCAGGAGCAGGTGGAGGCCCTCATTGACGAACTCAATGCGGACCCGGCCTGCCACGGGTACATCGTGCAGTTGCCGTTGCCCAAGCACCTGGACACCGACGCCATCCTGGAGCGCATCGACCCCGCCAAGGACGCCGACGGACTGCACCCCACCAACCTTGGCCGGCTGGTGCTGAACGTCAACCACAAGATCACCACGCCGCTGCCGTGCACGCCCCGGGGCGTCATCGAGCTCCTCGAGCGCAACGGGTACAGCCTGGCCGGCAAGCATGTTGTGGTGGTGGGCCGCGGTGTCACGATCGGCCGGTCCATCGGCCTGCTGCTGACCCGCCGGGACGTCAACGCCACTGTGACCCTGACCCACACCGGCACCACCAACCTCTCGGAACTGCTCCGGCAGGCGGACGTCATTGTGGGTGCTGCCGGCGTCAAGCACATCGTCAAAGCAGCGGACGTCAAGCCTGGCGCGGCGCTGCTGGACGTCGGGGTTACCCGTGAGACCGATCCGGAGACTGGCAAGAGCCGCGTCTACGGTGACATCGATCCAGCCGCCGCTGAGGTGGCGGGCTGGATCTCGCCGAACCCCGGCGGCGTCGGCCCCATGACCGTGGCGCTGCTGATGACCAACGTGGTGGAGGCGGCGGAACGCGCAGCGGGCATCCCGCAGTAG
- the glyA gene encoding serine hydroxymethyltransferase, with the protein MTTTATSTTAVSNQPLAELDPEIAKVLEQELGRQRGTLEMIASENFAPRAVMEAQGSVLTNKYAEGYPGRRYYGGCEYVDVAEQLAIDRVKALFGAEYANVQPHSGAQANAAALSAMITPGDKILGLSLAHGGHLTHGMKLNFSGKLYQVAAYQVEEDNFRIDMDKLREQAIAEKPQVIIAGWSAYPRHLDFAAFRSIADEVGALLWTDMAHFAGLVAAGLHPSPVPYSDVVTSTVHKTLAGPRSGVILAKEQWAKKLNSNVFPGQQGGPLMHVIAAKAVAFKIAGTQEFKERQERVLEGAKIIADRLNQADVAEAGVSVLTGGTDVHLVLVDLRNSQLDGQQAEDLLHSVGITVNRNAVPFDPRPPMVTSGLRIGTPALATRGFGATEFTEVAEIIATALKAGNSADVEALQARVDKLAADFPLYPQHEQW; encoded by the coding sequence GTGACTACTACAGCCACCTCAACCACAGCCGTCAGCAACCAGCCGCTGGCTGAACTCGACCCCGAAATCGCCAAAGTCCTCGAGCAGGAGCTTGGCCGCCAGCGCGGCACCCTGGAAATGATTGCTTCCGAGAACTTCGCGCCGCGCGCCGTGATGGAAGCCCAGGGCTCCGTCCTCACCAACAAGTACGCCGAGGGCTACCCCGGCCGCCGCTACTACGGCGGCTGCGAGTACGTTGACGTCGCAGAACAACTGGCCATCGACAGGGTCAAGGCCCTGTTCGGCGCCGAGTACGCAAACGTCCAGCCGCACTCCGGCGCGCAGGCCAACGCTGCCGCGCTCTCCGCCATGATCACCCCGGGCGACAAGATCCTGGGCCTGTCCCTGGCACACGGCGGCCACCTGACCCACGGCATGAAGCTGAACTTCTCCGGCAAGCTGTACCAGGTTGCCGCATACCAGGTCGAGGAAGACAACTTCCGCATCGACATGGACAAACTGCGCGAGCAGGCCATCGCCGAAAAGCCGCAGGTCATCATCGCCGGCTGGTCCGCCTACCCGCGCCACCTTGACTTCGCCGCCTTCCGCTCCATCGCCGATGAAGTGGGTGCGCTGCTCTGGACCGACATGGCACACTTCGCCGGCCTGGTTGCCGCCGGACTGCACCCCAGCCCCGTGCCGTACTCCGACGTCGTCACCTCCACCGTGCACAAGACCCTAGCCGGTCCCCGCTCGGGTGTGATCCTGGCGAAGGAACAGTGGGCCAAGAAGCTGAACTCCAACGTCTTCCCCGGCCAGCAGGGCGGCCCGCTCATGCACGTCATCGCTGCCAAGGCCGTGGCCTTCAAGATCGCCGGCACCCAGGAATTCAAGGAGCGCCAGGAGCGCGTCCTCGAGGGCGCCAAGATCATCGCCGACCGCCTGAACCAGGCCGATGTCGCCGAGGCGGGCGTCTCGGTCCTCACCGGCGGCACCGACGTCCACCTGGTGCTCGTCGACCTGCGCAACTCCCAGCTGGACGGCCAGCAGGCCGAGGACCTCCTGCACTCCGTGGGCATCACCGTCAACCGCAACGCCGTGCCGTTCGACCCCCGCCCGCCGATGGTCACCTCCGGGCTGCGCATCGGCACCCCGGCACTGGCGACCCGCGGCTTCGGCGCCACCGAGTTCACCGAGGTTGCCGAGATCATCGCCACCGCCCTCAAGGCAGGCAACAGCGCCGACGTCGAGGCCCTGCAGGCCCGGGTGGACAAGCTGGCAGCAGACTTCCCGCTCTACCCGCAGCACGAGCAGTGGTAA
- the purU gene encoding formyltetrahydrofolate deformylase, with protein sequence MNEQLLNQAYVVTLSCPDRPGIVHAVAGALLVAGCNITDSQQYGSPTTGNFFMRVEVTTAASKSELRAALEPVAEAFAMQWSLNTVGDKVRTLVLASTSAHCLNDLLFQQRSGTLPVEIPAIVSNHQDLAGLAEFYGIPFHYIPVTKDTKAQAEDKLRGIIAEHDIELTVLARYMQILSDELCTELTGKAINIHHSFLPSFKGAKPYHQAHARGVKLIGATAHYVTAALDEGPIIEQEVIRVDHARTAEQFVQMGRDVEGRTLVQAVQWHAEHRVLLDGNRTVVFN encoded by the coding sequence GTGAATGAACAGCTGCTGAACCAAGCGTACGTAGTAACCCTGTCCTGCCCGGACCGTCCCGGAATTGTCCACGCCGTGGCCGGAGCACTGCTGGTGGCAGGGTGCAACATTACCGATTCGCAGCAGTACGGCAGCCCCACAACGGGCAACTTCTTCATGCGCGTGGAGGTCACCACCGCAGCTTCCAAGTCGGAGCTGCGCGCCGCGCTGGAGCCGGTGGCGGAAGCGTTCGCCATGCAGTGGAGCCTCAATACTGTCGGCGACAAGGTGCGCACCCTGGTGCTTGCCAGTACCTCCGCGCACTGCCTCAACGACCTTCTTTTCCAGCAGCGTTCCGGGACCCTGCCTGTCGAGATCCCCGCCATTGTGTCCAACCACCAGGACCTCGCCGGGCTCGCCGAGTTCTACGGCATCCCGTTCCACTACATTCCGGTGACCAAGGACACCAAGGCCCAGGCGGAAGACAAGCTGCGCGGCATCATCGCCGAACACGACATCGAACTGACGGTCCTGGCCCGTTACATGCAGATCCTCTCCGACGAGCTCTGCACCGAGCTGACGGGCAAGGCCATCAACATCCACCACTCGTTCCTGCCGTCCTTCAAGGGCGCCAAGCCGTACCACCAGGCCCATGCGCGCGGTGTGAAGCTGATCGGCGCCACGGCCCACTACGTCACGGCCGCCCTGGACGAGGGACCGATCATCGAGCAGGAAGTCATCCGGGTGGACCACGCCCGCACGGCGGAGCAATTCGTCCAGATGGGCCGCGACGTGGAGGGGCGCACCCTGGTCCAGGCCGTGCAGTGGCATGCCGAGCACCGGGTGCTGCTGGACGGCAACCGGACGGTGGTCTTCAACTAA
- a CDS encoding gamma carbonic anhydrase family protein gives MAPLYPFGGNSPAVHESAFIAPSASIIGNATLAADSSAFYGVSVRADTAAITVGAGSNLQDNVVLHADPGFPCTVGDRVSVGHAAVVHGCTVEDDCLIGMGATVLNGAVIGTGSLVAAGAVVLEGTVVPPRSLVAGVPAKVRRELTEEEFDGVRANAARYVELAAKHRELHP, from the coding sequence ATGGCTCCTCTCTACCCTTTCGGCGGCAACTCCCCCGCCGTCCATGAATCAGCGTTCATCGCCCCGTCGGCGTCGATCATCGGCAATGCAACCCTGGCCGCAGACTCCAGCGCGTTCTACGGGGTATCCGTCCGCGCCGACACCGCCGCCATCACCGTGGGTGCCGGCAGCAACCTGCAGGACAACGTGGTGCTGCACGCCGACCCCGGCTTCCCCTGCACCGTGGGCGACCGGGTCAGCGTGGGGCACGCCGCCGTCGTGCATGGCTGCACCGTGGAGGACGACTGCCTCATCGGGATGGGCGCAACGGTCCTCAACGGTGCCGTGATCGGTACCGGCTCGCTGGTGGCGGCCGGCGCCGTCGTCCTGGAGGGGACAGTGGTTCCGCCACGCTCCTTGGTTGCGGGGGTCCCCGCCAAGGTGCGCCGGGAACTGACAGAGGAGGAGTTCGACGGCGTGCGCGCCAACGCTGCCCGGTACGTGGAGCTCGCGGCGAAACACCGCGAGCTCCACCCCTGA
- a CDS encoding FAD-dependent oxidoreductase, whose protein sequence is MTIATELPAFDPSSTSSRQEAAPGPGAGGQAPITMLNPDFPFSYDHYLAHPDGMGSVPAELYGTEVAVIGAGLSGLVTAYELMKLGLRPVVYEADQIGGRLRTAAFPAAPGVVADLGGMRFPVSGKAFYHYVDLLGLETCDFPNPLAEATSSTVIELAGKKHYAEKPGDLPPFFREVADAWKAAVNDGAKFTQMQDAIRSRDTARIKELWNELLPLMDEQTFYGFIAASDSFKKAGFAHREAFGQVGFGTGGWDTDFPNSILEILRVVYTDADDQHRFIRGGAQRLPEALWQHAPSDLVHWPAGTSLASLHSGSPRGAVGKISRDPDGNLRIRERWGREASYPAVVSTCQSWLLSTRIHTEEALFPAELWTAMERSHYMQSSKTFVMVDRPFWKDTDPETGHEVLSMTLTDRLNRATYLLDNGPDQPAVILLSYTWNDDALKWLALDADERVELMLHSLEQIYPGVDIAGHIVGQPITVSWEADPNFMGAFKANLPGHYRYQQRLFTHFKQDALPESQRGIFLAGDDVSFTAGWAEGAVTTGLNAVWGVVNHLGGSSAPGNPGPGDLLDEMGPISLD, encoded by the coding sequence ATGACCATTGCCACCGAATTGCCGGCTTTTGATCCCTCCAGCACCTCCAGCCGGCAGGAAGCAGCACCAGGACCGGGGGCCGGCGGCCAAGCACCCATCACTATGCTGAACCCCGACTTCCCGTTCAGCTATGACCACTACCTGGCCCACCCGGACGGCATGGGATCGGTCCCGGCGGAGTTGTACGGCACCGAAGTGGCCGTGATCGGAGCCGGGCTCTCCGGCCTGGTGACGGCCTACGAGCTGATGAAGCTTGGCCTTCGCCCGGTTGTCTACGAAGCAGACCAGATCGGTGGCCGGCTCCGCACCGCCGCCTTCCCGGCGGCGCCCGGCGTGGTGGCAGACCTCGGCGGCATGCGGTTCCCGGTCTCGGGCAAGGCCTTCTACCACTATGTGGACCTGCTCGGCCTGGAAACCTGTGACTTCCCCAACCCCCTCGCCGAGGCCACCTCCAGTACCGTGATCGAGCTGGCGGGCAAGAAGCACTACGCGGAAAAGCCGGGCGACCTTCCGCCCTTCTTCCGAGAGGTTGCGGACGCCTGGAAAGCGGCTGTCAACGACGGCGCGAAGTTCACCCAGATGCAGGACGCCATCCGCTCACGCGACACTGCCCGGATCAAGGAACTGTGGAACGAACTGCTGCCCCTGATGGATGAGCAGACCTTCTACGGGTTCATCGCCGCGAGCGACTCCTTCAAGAAGGCAGGGTTCGCGCACCGGGAAGCCTTTGGCCAGGTGGGATTCGGCACGGGCGGCTGGGACACGGACTTTCCCAACTCCATCCTGGAGATCCTCCGTGTGGTGTACACCGACGCGGACGACCAGCACCGGTTCATCCGCGGGGGAGCGCAGCGGCTGCCCGAGGCACTCTGGCAGCACGCGCCGTCGGACCTGGTGCACTGGCCCGCCGGCACCTCCCTTGCCTCGCTCCACTCCGGCTCGCCCCGCGGCGCCGTGGGGAAGATCAGCCGGGACCCGGACGGGAACCTGCGGATCCGTGAACGCTGGGGCCGCGAGGCCAGCTACCCGGCAGTGGTGAGCACGTGCCAGTCGTGGCTGCTGTCCACCCGCATCCACACCGAGGAAGCGTTGTTCCCCGCCGAACTGTGGACCGCGATGGAGCGCTCGCACTATATGCAGTCGTCCAAGACGTTCGTCATGGTGGACCGGCCGTTCTGGAAGGACACCGACCCGGAAACCGGCCACGAGGTCCTGTCCATGACCCTGACGGACCGGCTGAACCGCGCCACCTACCTGCTGGACAACGGCCCGGACCAGCCCGCCGTCATCCTGTTGTCCTATACGTGGAACGACGACGCCCTGAAGTGGCTTGCGCTGGACGCGGACGAACGCGTGGAACTGATGCTGCACTCGCTGGAGCAGATCTACCCGGGCGTGGACATTGCCGGCCACATCGTGGGGCAGCCCATCACCGTGTCCTGGGAGGCGGACCCCAACTTCATGGGTGCCTTCAAAGCCAACCTGCCCGGGCACTACCGCTACCAGCAGCGGCTGTTCACGCACTTCAAGCAGGACGCGCTGCCGGAATCCCAGCGCGGGATCTTCCTGGCCGGCGATGACGTCTCCTTCACTGCCGGCTGGGCCGAAGGCGCCGTCACCACAGGCTTGAACGCGGTATGGGGCGTGGTGAACCACCTGGGCGGCTCGTCAGCTCCGGGCAACCCCGGCCCGGGCGACCTGCTCGACGAAATGGGGCCAATCAGCCTGGACTGA